The stretch of DNA TGTGCCACCCGGCCTGATCGAGCATGAGCACGGCGTGAGCGCCGGGTGCGACCTGGCTGCTGATTTAGCTGCGCTGGACTACGTCTCGGCGAGATGCATGTTCATTGCTTCGCCGTTGCAACGAGGCATGACCAATGCGGCGCCTTTGCCTTCTGCGGGACAAATCGCTCCAAAGATCCATGCCGATGCCCGGCGCAGATCACGGAGCGCGACAGGGCTTGTTCCGCTCTTGGCCCAGCGCCGTGTGATCTGCGTTTTTTGACCGATCCGGGTCTCGTCTTGCCACCAGAATTCTATTGCTGTGCCTTTGGGCAGGCGTCTTTGGATTTGCGCCAGACGGGCGGGGAAGGCTTTTTAAAAGCGGCAATATCTTCAGGGCGTTGCCCCTGATGGCCTGGTCGGGCCGAGAGTTTGCGATAGCCCATGGTCCGAAGTTCATGCCCCAGCGCCTGCTTGCTGATCGAGATTTCGAAGTAATCCCATAGCCATTGGACGAGGTCGATGGTCCGCCAACGAACAACGCTATGAACGGTGGGAATGGAGCCAGCCTCAAAGGCATCTGCCAACGCGCGCCGATGACAGTCGTCCAAGATGGTATCTGGCCCCGGCGCCTTGCGGGTTTCCAGACCATCAGGGCCCTGCGCGTTGAAGCGCAGCGCCCAGTCCCTGACAATCTGCAGCGTGACCCCGCCAACCTTGGCTGCGTCACTTCGACTTCCGCCGTCCAGGATCGTCGCAATCGCCAGAAGACGGCGGACTTGGTCTGCATCCTTGGCGTGGCAAGCAAAGACCCGAACCTGCGCAGAACTGAAATTACCTCGAAGTCTGACCGGCGCTGCCATCGCAAAACTCCAACCGTTTGCGATGGTGAATCACGTCATGCCCCGGCCGGATACCTTCCATGAGTCAGATTCCACAGGTCCTGGTATAAGTGCCGGATGGGAGTAACCGCCAATGGCATGACGGCCAGATTCGCGCCCCTATCGGTCCAGGCCGTGCACAAAAGTTCAGCCTGAGGTCGAGGTCGTCCCCGCTTCCAGCGTTGCCGCCACATGCGCGCGATTTGTCGTTCCCCATTCGCACAGGGGCCGCAGCGCCTCGACCAAGGTCTCGCCAAACGGCGTCAGCGCGTAATCCACCATCGGCGGCACACACTGGTGGTCCCGGCGGATGAGTACATTCATCGCGACCAGTTCTCGCAGCTGCTGAATGAGAACTTTCTCGCTAATGCCCGCGACGCGCTGCTTCACCTGGGAAAACCGGGTTGGGCCGCCTTGGAGGTGATAGAGGATCAACGGCTTCCACTTGCCGCCCATCACCTTCAGCGAAACGTCAAGACCGCAGGGGCTATCCATCATGTCCACGTACGATTTCACACTTACCTTTAGGTAGGTACTGCCCTTATTGTAACTTAATGTCTATCTGGATTTCGAACGTTGCCTGGACAGGGCTGGTGCCAGCCTCTCGCAAGGAAGGAAACTCTGGATGACACGCAATATTCAGACCATCGAAAAACTCTATGCTGCGGCTGAAGGCAACAGTCTGGATATCCCCGGCTTCCTGGCCTGCTTTGCGTCAGACGGCTATGCGCGCAATGTCCCTGCCGGGATAGACTTTCACGGCGAGGACATCGCCCTGGTCGCCAGTGGAATGGTTGAGGCCTTTCCAGACGTGCACCGGGAGATTTTCCATATCGCTGCGACCGATGATCTTGTCGTTGTCGAACTGGCTATTCGTGGCGAGCATCAAGGCACCTTAGTGACGCCCGCCGGCCCTATGCTCGCCACCGGCAAGAGAATCGACGTACCGTGTTGCGACGTATTCCATATGAAAGACGGCAAGGTGACCGCCTTTCATTGTTACAATGCGGCCAATATTCTACAACAACAACTCATCTAAACTGTCATGATAGGGCGATTAACGGAACGTACACCAGTCAGACCCGGCCTACCAAAAAATAGCTTCGCAAGCGACTTGTCTTGGGCCGCCCAAAGATGATGGGGAAGCGATCAGTACGCTCTCGAGGACCAAAAAGATCGGTGGCTGAACGGCAATAAAAGTCGTTAGCCACCTCAAGATTGATTCTAGGCGGTGCGGATAAATTCCACATCACCACGGCTGGAGGCAAAAACCGCCAGTTCAAGAAGTCGAGGTAGCGAAATATCGAGAATATTGCGCGCCGAGCCGTCACTGAAATGGCGGTTTTGCCTCCAGCCCCAAAGGGGGTATCCTGTTAAGGCCTAGCAGCCTTGCTCGGCCTTGAAAGAGGCCCACTCTTCCTGCGTCCTCGCGCCTCCCCAAGGGCTTTACAGGACAACCTTCGTGATGCGGAATTTGTCCACGCCGCCTTAGGGTTGATCGGCATTCAGAGGGCGACGATCAACTCTAGCGCGCGAACTCATCGGTGGCGCGGATCAGTGCATCCAGTATGCCCGGCTCGTTATAGGCGTGGCCTGCGCCTTCGATCATCTCGAAGCGTGCCTCGGGCCATGCGCGGTGGAGCGCCCAGGCGGTCTCCGCCGGGCAGGCCATGTCGTAGCGGCCCTGGACGATGACGCCCGGAATGTTCGCCAACTTGCCCGCCTCGCGGATCAGTTGGCCCTCGTCCAGCCAACCGCCATGGACGAAGTAGTGGTTTTCGATCCGGGCGAAAGCCAGCGCGAAATCGTCCCCGTCATGGGTGGCGGACAAGGCGGGGTCCGGCAGCAGGCGGATCGTTTCGCCTTCCCACACGCTCCAGGCGCGGGCGGCCGCAAGGCGGGCCGCGCGATCCTCGCCCGTCAGCAGCGCGCGATAGGCGGCGACCATGTTGCCGCGCTCCCCCTCTGCGATCGGCGCAACGAAACGCTCCCACTTGTCGGGATAGATGCGGCTGGCGCCATGCTGATAATACCAGTCGATCTCGCTCTGCCGGATCGTGAAGATGCCGCGCAGCACCAGTTCGCTCACCCGCTCCGCATGGCTCTGGGCGTAGGCGAGCGCCAGCGTCGATCCCCAGCTACCGCCGAACACCAGCCATTGCTCCACGCCCATCATCGCGCGCAACCGCTCTATATCGGCAACAAGGTGCCAGGTGGTGTTGGCATCGAGTTCCGCGTGCGGGGTGGACCTGCCACATCCGCGCTGGTCGAACAGCAGCACGTCATAGCGCGAAGGGTCGAACAGGCGGCGATGGTCGGGCGAGATACCCCCGCCCGGCCCGCCATGCAGAAAGACCGCAGGCTTGGCGCCGGGCGTTCCGCTGCGTTCCCAATAGACCTTGTGGCCATCGCCAACGTCGAGGTGGCCGGAGGCGAAAGGTTCGATCGGGGGGTAGAGCGTGCGCATGCCGATCTTTTAGCGAACCTTGCGTTTTTAACCAGTGCCTTGGCATCAGGTGCTGCCCGCCCTCAGGCGGGGCTGGTCGTTACCGATCTTCGTGTTAGAAACGTGCATCTAACACCTTAGCGGAGAACGAAATGCCCCACATCGAGCTGCTGCTGACCAACCCGCTTCCCGCATCGGAGCACTCGCGCGATCTGGAAGGCTTCGTGGTCCACAAGCTGTGGGAAGCCGCCGATCCCGACGCGTTGCTGGCCGAGGTGGGGGCGCGCATACGCGGGGTCATCGCCAACGGTCCTACCCGCATGGACGAGGCGCTGCTCTCGCAATTGCCCGAGCTTGAGATCGTCGCGAATTTCGGCGTGGGCTACGACAGGATCGACGTTCCTGCTGCGACCCGGCACGGCGTTGTCGTGACCAACACCCCCAGCGTGCTCGACGATGAAGTGGCGGACCTGACACTGGGCCTGCTGCTGGCAACCGTTCGCAAGATCCCGCAAGCGGACCGCTACGTGCGGGACGGACGCTGGCTGCAGTCGGCATTTCCGCTGTCCACCAGCCTGCGCGGCCGCAAGGTCGGTATTCTGGGCCTTGGCAACATCGGTCTTGCCATCGCCCGGCGCCTTGCTGGCTTCGAGGTCGAAATCGCCTATCACAGCCGCCGCCGGCGAGAGGGCGTTGCCTATGAATACTGCGACAGCCCCTCAGCACTGGCGCAGGCGGTGGACGTGCTGATCGTGATCGTTCCGGCGACGCCCGAGACGCACCATATCGTCGATGCCGATCTTCTGGAAAAGCTCGGCCCCAACGGCATCCTGATCAATGTCGCACGAGGGTCAGTGGTGGACGAGGCCGCGCTGATCGCCGCGCTGGAAAACGGCACCATTCTGGCCGCCGGGCTCGACGTATTCGAGCACGAACCGGTGGTGCCCGCCGCGCTGATCGCTGCGGAGAATACCGTTCTGCTGCCGCATATCGGTTCTGCCAGCACGCACACGCGCAGCGCGATGTCCGATCTCGTGATCGCCAATATCTGCGGCTGGTTCCGTGACGGGCACGCCGTGACCCCGGTCAACGAAATCGCGTGATCTCAAGCACCTGACCGCCAGTGATGGCCCCGGCATCGTCCGGGGCCGAAGGAAGGGCGTCCGCCACGACCTGATTGCGACCGTTGCGTTTTGCCGCGTACAATAGCTCGTCGCGCGGCGGGGGCCGTGGCGAGGGTCTCACCGGGATGCACCGCGGTCGCCCCGAAGCTGGCGCTACACTGCCATGACGGGCCTGCCATGCCCCAGACGCGTTGGGCGAACGCCATGCGTATCGCTTCCGCAGTCTCTCGGGCTTGCTCCAGCGAGGCGAAGGGCAGATAGGCCATCAATTCCTCCCCTCCCATCCGGGCCGCGCGTCCTTCACCGGCCACATTTTCGGCGAACAGCGCGGCGAACGTGGCGATCACACCATCTCCGGCCTGATGCCCCAGACTGTCATTGACGGCCTTGAAGTGATCGATATCCGCGATGACCATCGCGCCTAGATGGACGGTGCCCATCCCGGCCTTGTCCACGTAGTCCTCGAAACCGCGACGGTTCAGCAGTTTCGTCAGCGCATCGACATGCGCGTCCTGCCTGAAGCGCTCGGCCAGATCGAGGGATTCTGCCAGAAAGGTCGCCAGCGTCAGGACAATGCTGATGAAAAGGCCAGCTAGCGCAATCGACTGCCCCCATACGGAGGCGCTCCACGCGCCCATTGAGGCGGCGAC from Novosphingobium sp. 9 encodes:
- a CDS encoding winged helix-turn-helix transcriptional regulator produces the protein MMDSPCGLDVSLKVMGGKWKPLILYHLQGGPTRFSQVKQRVAGISEKVLIQQLRELVAMNVLIRRDHQCVPPMVDYALTPFGETLVEALRPLCEWGTTNRAHVAATLEAGTTSTSG
- a CDS encoding nuclear transport factor 2 family protein, with translation MTRNIQTIEKLYAAAEGNSLDIPGFLACFASDGYARNVPAGIDFHGEDIALVASGMVEAFPDVHREIFHIAATDDLVVVELAIRGEHQGTLVTPAGPMLATGKRIDVPCCDVFHMKDGKVTAFHCYNAANILQQQLI
- the pip gene encoding prolyl aminopeptidase, with the protein product MRTLYPPIEPFASGHLDVGDGHKVYWERSGTPGAKPAVFLHGGPGGGISPDHRRLFDPSRYDVLLFDQRGCGRSTPHAELDANTTWHLVADIERLRAMMGVEQWLVFGGSWGSTLALAYAQSHAERVSELVLRGIFTIRQSEIDWYYQHGASRIYPDKWERFVAPIAEGERGNMVAAYRALLTGEDRAARLAAARAWSVWEGETIRLLPDPALSATHDGDDFALAFARIENHYFVHGGWLDEGQLIREAGKLANIPGVIVQGRYDMACPAETAWALHRAWPEARFEMIEGAGHAYNEPGILDALIRATDEFAR
- a CDS encoding 2-hydroxyacid dehydrogenase, which gives rise to MPHIELLLTNPLPASEHSRDLEGFVVHKLWEAADPDALLAEVGARIRGVIANGPTRMDEALLSQLPELEIVANFGVGYDRIDVPAATRHGVVVTNTPSVLDDEVADLTLGLLLATVRKIPQADRYVRDGRWLQSAFPLSTSLRGRKVGILGLGNIGLAIARRLAGFEVEIAYHSRRRREGVAYEYCDSPSALAQAVDVLIVIVPATPETHHIVDADLLEKLGPNGILINVARGSVVDEAALIAALENGTILAAGLDVFEHEPVVPAALIAAENTVLLPHIGSASTHTRSAMSDLVIANICGWFRDGHAVTPVNEIA
- a CDS encoding diguanylate cyclase domain-containing protein, coding for MSITDLEARYAPKRARDYMLTDGGGLHLLVRPNGTKLWRMKYRFADKEKLLSFGPYPEVSPADARLRRAEAKLALHSVEARSTSVAASMGAWSASVWGQSIALAGLFISIVLTLATFLAESLDLAERFRQDAHVDALTKLLNRRGFEDYVDKAGMGTVHLGAMVIADIDHFKAVNDSLGHQAGDGVIATFAALFAENVAGEGRAARMGGEELMAYLPFASLEQARETAEAIRMAFAQRVWGMAGPSWQCSASFGATAVHPGETLATAPAARRAIVRGKTQRSQSGRGGRPSFGPGRCRGHHWRSGA